The genomic window ATTGATCGTAGGAGGAAAAGCAGGTAGAACAAGATGGTTAGGCAGAAGACCAAGGACTAGACCGGTAGCTATGAACCCCGTTGATCACCCAATGGGTGGTGGTGAAGGACGTTCTTCCGGTGGGCATCCTCGATCTAGAAAAGGGCTTCCTGCAAAAGGCTTTAGGACACGTTCTAAAACTAAGGCAAGTAATAAATATATTGTAGAACGTAGAAAGAAATAAGAAGATATGGCACGTTCATTAAAAAAAGGACCTTACGTTCATTATAAATTAGAAAAGAAAGTAGCTGCAAATGTAGAGGCTAATAAAAAGTCTGTGATTAAGACTTGGTCAAGAGCTTCTATGATTACTCCCGACTTTGTTGGGCAAACGATAGCAGTACATAACGGTAGGCAGTTTGTTCCTGTATATATTACCGAGAATATGGTAGGACATAAGTTAGGCGAATTTTCACCAACTCGATCTTTTAGAGGTCATGCAGGTGCTAAAAATAAAGGAAAAAAATAATATAGCTATGGGAGTTCGTAAAAGACAAATGGCGGATCGTATTAAGGAAGAGCGTAAGCAGGTTGCAT from Aquimarina sp. ERC-38 includes these protein-coding regions:
- the rpsS gene encoding 30S ribosomal protein S19 yields the protein MARSLKKGPYVHYKLEKKVAANVEANKKSVIKTWSRASMITPDFVGQTIAVHNGRQFVPVYITENMVGHKLGEFSPTRSFRGHAGAKNKGKK